From a single Miscanthus floridulus cultivar M001 unplaced genomic scaffold, ASM1932011v1 fs_816_1_2, whole genome shotgun sequence genomic region:
- the LOC136533234 gene encoding uncharacterized protein, with product MQLPLQRTKGAPGSVEDRPAPVDTEAVPLPPPPPLQTRVAVPKQLQPRSGRKRPAEVLILAPLKALKVNPGSTAHWVAEAQAAIQRGVASGRADPKEPATQGGAADATPRQTGEGAPLPCEGEAHELDGAEVPSVAEATGVKAPRVSKVEATEAVAPKTAEAATARVGVSATTKAMMAEAGALETTEADMMAAEPSVQEVEMKAAEASVAPLVQGPSSLRESTREVESQDDPEGEPLFALKDAAKGGRWDTFEQYRQLAERSLRTALSVVADELPRVAQELETQSLGKSIFLRWERDVWDQLQRQKGLLAGANELLATQSTEVVDLHLRCADAKVEAATAQEQVAPLAAQAKELEEELTCVAGDRDAFKSRAEEATALGKVLARQLGRSRVCTS from the exons atgcaactgcccctgcagaggaccaagggggcgccggggtccgtcgAGGACCGGCCGGCGCCGGTGGATACGGAGGCTGtgcctctgccaccgccaccgcctttgcagacGAGGGTTGCCGTGCCGAAGCAGTTGCAGCCTCGCTCGGG tcggaagcgaccTGCGGAGGTGCTTATCTTGGCGCCCctcaaggcgctcaaggtgaaccccggctccaccgcccactgggtggcggaggcgcaagccgccattcAACGCGGCGTGGCGTCGGGGAGGgctgacccaaaggagccggcaacccaaggaggggctgccgacgCAACCCCGAGACAGACGGGGGAGGGGGCGCCTCTGCCCTGTGAGGGCGAGGCTCATGAGTTGGATGGGGCTGAGGTgccctcagttgccgaggccaccggAGTCAAGGCCCCCAGGGTCTCTAAGgttgaggcgacggaggccgtgGCGCCAAAGACCGCCGAGGCCGCAACGGCCAGGGTCGGAGTCTCCGCGACCACTaaggccatgatggcggaggccggagccctcgagaccaccgaggccgacaTGATGGCGGCGGAGCCGTCGGTCCAGGAAGTGGaaatgaaggcggcggaggcctcggtggcacccttggttcaaggcccgtcgtcgttgcgggagagcacccgggaggtggag agccaggacgaccctgagggggagcctctattcgccctcaAGGACGCGGCCAAGggtgggcgctgggacacctttgagcaataccgccagctggcggagcgatcactacggacggcgctgtccgtggtggccgatgaacTGCCCAGAGTTGCCCAG gagctcgagacccagtcccttgggaagtcgatcTTTCttcggtgggagagggacgtctgggaccaactccagcggcaaaagggcctgcttgcggGCGCCAACGAGCTTCTGGCGACACAGAGCACGGAGGTGGTGGACCTTCATCTtcgttgtgccgatgcgaaggtcgaggcagccacggcccaggagcaggtcgcccctttggcggcgcagGCCAAGgaattggaggaggagctgacctgcGTCGCCGGTGATCGGGACGCCTTTAAGTCTCGggccgaagaagcgacggccttggGCAAGGTGCTTGCTAGGCAGCTAGGGCGGAGCAGAGtgtgcaccagctga